In one window of Cellulophaga sp. HaHa_2_95 DNA:
- a CDS encoding dicarboxylate/amino acid:cation symporter produces the protein MKKLELHWQILIGMLAGVLFAFIMVQFNWGAKFVSDWIKPFGNIFINSLKLIAVPLILASLIKGVSDLKDISKLSQMGGRTIGIYIVTTIIAVSIGLAVVNIIQPGKSISEETRTQLVENYKGDADSRIEQAHKQEESGPLQALEDIVPSNIFKAASDNGNMLQVIFFAIFFGIGLILIPEEQSTPVKKFFDGFNEVILKLIDLIMLAAPFGVFALLAALVVESPSLDLFKALAWYALCVIVGLFLMICVYLGFVWIFTKKSPSFFLKGMSPAQLLAFSTSSSAATLPVTMERVEEHLGVDEEVTSFVLPIGATINMDGTSLYQAVAAIFIAQAFGMDLDLWAQLGIIVTATLASIGSAAVPGAGMVMLVIVLSQAGIPEAGLALIFAVDRPLDMCRTVVNVTGDAAVSMMVAKSVDKLHDPKERKWDDNYKA, from the coding sequence ATGAAGAAATTGGAATTGCATTGGCAAATTTTAATAGGCATGTTAGCCGGAGTATTATTTGCATTCATAATGGTTCAATTTAATTGGGGAGCAAAATTTGTTTCAGATTGGATAAAACCTTTCGGTAATATTTTCATCAACTCACTTAAACTTATTGCAGTTCCTTTAATACTCGCTTCCCTAATAAAAGGAGTATCAGACTTAAAAGATATTTCTAAACTCTCACAAATGGGAGGTAGAACTATAGGAATTTATATTGTTACCACTATCATAGCCGTTTCTATAGGTTTAGCTGTTGTAAACATTATACAACCTGGAAAATCTATATCGGAGGAAACAAGAACTCAGCTTGTTGAAAACTATAAAGGTGATGCTGATTCTAGAATAGAACAAGCACATAAGCAGGAAGAATCGGGCCCATTACAAGCTCTTGAAGATATTGTCCCTAGCAATATTTTTAAAGCCGCAAGTGATAATGGTAATATGCTACAAGTTATATTCTTCGCTATTTTCTTCGGTATTGGATTAATCCTTATCCCAGAAGAACAGTCCACACCAGTAAAAAAATTCTTTGACGGCTTCAATGAAGTAATTCTAAAATTAATTGATTTAATAATGCTTGCTGCCCCGTTTGGTGTATTTGCATTATTAGCAGCGCTGGTAGTAGAATCTCCTAGCCTGGACTTGTTTAAGGCCTTAGCTTGGTATGCCTTATGTGTTATTGTTGGATTATTTTTAATGATATGTGTATACCTTGGTTTTGTGTGGATATTCACTAAAAAATCACCTTCATTTTTCTTAAAAGGGATGTCTCCTGCACAACTTTTAGCTTTCTCTACAAGTTCTAGTGCCGCTACCTTACCTGTTACAATGGAACGAGTAGAAGAGCATTTAGGTGTAGATGAAGAAGTTACCAGTTTTGTATTACCTATAGGTGCCACTATTAATATGGATGGTACCAGTTTATATCAAGCTGTAGCTGCTATTTTTATAGCACAAGCCTTTGGTATGGATCTAGATTTATGGGCGCAATTAGGAATAATTGTTACAGCAACTTTGGCTTCTATTGGTAGCGCTGCGGTTCCCGGAGCCGGTATGGTAATGCTAGTTATTGTTCTTTCACAAGCAGGAATACCAGAAGCGGGCTTAGCCTTAATTTTTGCCGTAGACAGGCCGTTAGACATGTGTAGAACAGTGGTTAATGTTACAGGTGACGCTGCGGTATCTATGATGGTCGCTAAATCTGTAGACAAACTACATGATCCCAAAGAAAGAAAATGGGATGATAATTATAAAGCTTAG
- a CDS encoding UDP-2,3-diacylglucosamine diphosphatase codes for MKKRKIDVVVISDVHLGTYGCHADELISYLSSIQPKKLILNGDIIDIWQFSKRYFPPSHLKVLKKIIGMASNGVEVTYITGNHDEMLRKFSDTSIGYVSIVDKLVLDLNGKKTWFFHGDVFDASIQNAKWLAKLGGYGYDFLILINRFMNWCLTRMGREKYSLSKRIKNSVKGAIKYVNDFEKTAADLAIENGYDYVVCGHIHQPKKEQYENKNGVCTYLNSGDWVENLTALEYSFKRWKVYHYNNDKLSPFYADEELKELDINELIASITFNQNKKKDSSSSLEESSLE; via the coding sequence TTGAAAAAGAGAAAAATAGATGTAGTTGTAATATCAGATGTGCATTTGGGCACCTATGGTTGTCATGCCGATGAATTAATTTCATATCTGAGCAGTATTCAGCCCAAGAAGCTCATACTTAATGGAGATATCATTGACATCTGGCAGTTTAGTAAGCGATATTTTCCACCTTCTCATTTAAAGGTGCTAAAGAAAATTATAGGCATGGCTTCTAACGGTGTTGAAGTTACGTATATTACTGGAAATCACGACGAAATGCTTCGTAAGTTTAGCGATACTTCAATAGGGTACGTGAGTATTGTAGATAAGCTAGTATTAGATTTGAATGGAAAAAAAACTTGGTTTTTTCACGGAGATGTTTTTGACGCTTCGATACAAAATGCAAAATGGTTAGCGAAGCTTGGAGGTTACGGTTATGATTTTCTAATATTGATTAACCGGTTCATGAATTGGTGTTTAACACGTATGGGTAGAGAAAAATATTCGCTATCTAAACGAATTAAGAATAGCGTAAAAGGCGCTATCAAGTATGTCAACGATTTTGAGAAAACAGCGGCAGATTTAGCTATAGAGAATGGGTATGATTATGTAGTATGCGGACATATTCACCAGCCTAAAAAAGAGCAGTATGAGAATAAAAATGGAGTATGTACATACTTAAACTCTGGAGATTGGGTAGAAAACTTAACAGCACTAGAGTATTCTTTTAAAAGATGGAAAGTCTACCACTATAACAATGATAAACTTTCTCCTTTTTATGCTGATGAAGAATTGAAAGAATTAGACATCAATGAATTAATTGCTTCTATTACTTTTAATCAAAACAAGAAAAAAGATTCTTCTTCGTCTTTAGAAGAAAGCTCCTTAGAGTAG
- the aroC gene encoding chorismate synthase: MAGNTYGTIFKLSTFGESHGVAIGGVIDGCPAGIAINLDAIQNELNRRKPGQSAIVTQRKEPDTVEFYSGIFEGVTTGTPIGFAIHNTNQKSHDYTHIKDSYRPSHADYVYDQKYGFRDYRGGGRSSARETASRVVAGAIAKQFISAIKINAFVSQVGTLRLDKNYQDLDFSLIESNPVRCPDPVTAAKMEDYIKEIRKEGDTIGGIVTCVIQNVPIGLGEPVFDKLHAELGKAMLSINAVKGFEYGSGFDGVTKKGSDHNDQYNPDGTTKTNYSGGIQGGISNGMDIYFNVAFKPVATVIQPYETIDKEGNMIKTQGKGRHDPCVVPRAVPIVEAMAAIVLADFTLLNRTIKL, from the coding sequence ATGGCAGGAAATACATACGGAACTATTTTTAAACTTTCCACTTTTGGAGAATCTCATGGTGTTGCAATTGGTGGAGTTATAGATGGTTGCCCAGCAGGTATTGCCATAAACTTAGATGCAATTCAGAATGAATTAAACCGACGTAAACCAGGACAATCTGCTATTGTTACCCAGCGAAAGGAGCCAGATACTGTCGAATTTTATTCAGGAATCTTTGAAGGCGTTACCACAGGAACACCAATAGGTTTTGCTATCCATAATACCAATCAGAAGTCCCATGACTATACACATATAAAAGATTCTTACAGGCCCTCACATGCCGATTATGTGTATGACCAAAAATATGGTTTTCGTGACTACCGTGGTGGTGGACGAAGTTCTGCTCGAGAAACCGCAAGTAGAGTAGTAGCCGGTGCTATTGCTAAGCAATTTATAAGTGCTATTAAAATAAATGCATTTGTATCGCAAGTAGGTACACTGCGATTGGATAAAAATTACCAAGATTTAGATTTCTCCCTAATAGAAAGCAACCCAGTACGTTGTCCAGATCCTGTAACTGCGGCAAAAATGGAAGATTACATCAAAGAAATAAGAAAAGAAGGTGATACTATTGGCGGGATTGTGACTTGTGTTATTCAGAATGTCCCTATCGGCTTAGGAGAACCTGTTTTTGATAAATTACATGCGGAGTTGGGTAAAGCGATGCTTTCTATTAATGCGGTGAAAGGTTTTGAATACGGAAGTGGTTTTGATGGCGTTACTAAAAAAGGTAGCGATCACAATGATCAATACAATCCGGATGGTACGACAAAAACAAACTATAGCGGAGGTATTCAAGGAGGCATCTCTAATGGAATGGACATCTACTTCAATGTAGCCTTTAAACCCGTAGCTACCGTAATACAACCCTACGAGACCATCGACAAAGAAGGTAATATGATCAAGACGCAAGGAAAAGGGCGTCATGACCCTTGTGTAGTGCCTAGAGCGGTGCCTATCGTAGAAGCAATGGCCGCTATAGTCTTGGCAGACTTCACTTTACTGAACAGAACCATAAAATTATAG